Proteins encoded within one genomic window of Clupea harengus chromosome 10, Ch_v2.0.2, whole genome shotgun sequence:
- the tmem44 gene encoding transmembrane protein 44 isoform X1: MFLVVFLTDAESDRVQGKNRAVLFQSTSWFSHDINVSCFNNREKVCISYGLCALSAILSVVACLLLIYQRCCLRKQITADAATCAAYCFLGNLCHSFGAFLSKQLAFQVIMGAFWAALDVVTFLAVLLPVCLFFHSKKGERMMMMKRRRRQNLLSVCLLLIMAGGGIHLTVRSDVHPDTTPSRRRLLGAFVNDRLELLGYILGLLSFVISWTSRFPAILKAFNGKRRGTVHAVVGILYAVAGALYTTAILVHDTRLAFVIKALPWIMSSVCWGVLELLILVFSLSRDRCVRHQTVRSLSSDQVALLGATSVGGNHTGKAHRKLQDKEGASPLSPTANRNLHKRTDMGRYMDVNIPVVRKVCLKEVRISNGGQSKTETMKTTVKVLRVDETCSSGSSSDSDLEWDFEEAASVQWCKVSQEKDGGEAFQLQQ; the protein is encoded by the exons ATGTTTCTGGTTGTGTTTCTAACAGACGCAGAAAGTGATCGCGTACAGGGAAAAAACAGAGCAGTGCTTTTTCAGTCAACGTCTTGGTTTAGCCACGACATAAATGTCAGCTGCTTcaacaacagagagaaagtTTGTATTTCGTATGGACTCTGCGCTCTGTCTGCAATTTTGTCAGTCGTCGCATGTTTGCT TCTGATATACCAGAGATGCTGTTTGAGAAAGCAAATTACGGCCGACGCTGCCACCTGCGCCGCTTATTGTTTCCTTGGCAATTTGTGCCATAGTTTTGGAGCGTTTCTTTCCAAGCAGTTGGCTTTTCAG GTCATAATGGGTGCGTTTTGGGCTGCTTTGGATGTGGTTACTTTCTTAGCTGTCTtgctccctgtgtgtttgttctttcaCTCGAAAAAAG GcgagaggatgatgatgatgaagaggaggaggagacagaacctgttgagtgtgtgtctcctgctaATCATGGCTGGAGGGGGGATTCACCTGACTGTCAGGAGTGACGTCCACCCAGACACAACCCCAAGCAGGAGAAGACTTTTAGGGGCTTTTGTTAAC GACAGACTGGAACTCCTGGGCTACATCCTCGGTCTGCTCAGTTTTGTGATCAGCTGGACTTCACGCTTTCCAGCTATTTTGAAAGCT TTCAACGGAAAGCGAAGAGGAACAGTCCATGCTGTTGTTGGGATTCTGTATGCTGTGGCTGGTGCCCTTTATACCACAGCCATCTTGGTCCATGACACAAGACTTGCATTCGTGATCAAAGCCCTGCCATGGATTATGTCTTCAGTCTGTTGGGGAGTCTTGGAACTCCTT ATCCTGGTCTTCTCCCTCAGCAGAGACCGATGTGTCCGTCATCAGACTGTGAGATCTCTCAGCTCAGACCAAGTGGCCTTGTTAGGGGCCACCTCTGTCGGAGGTAAccacacagggaaagcacacaGGAAACTCCAG GACAAAGAGGGTGCGTCTCCACTTTCCCCAACCGCTAACAGGAATCTCCATAAGAGGACAGACATGGGGCGCTACATGGATGTCAACATTCCGGTTGTACGCAAG GTGTGTCTGAAGGAAGTGCGGATCTCCAATGGGGGTCAGTCTAAGACTGAGACTATGAAGACCACTGTGAAGGTGCTGAGAGTTGATGAAACCTGTTCCTCAGGCAGCTCTTCAGATTCTGACCTAGAG TGGGATTTTGAGGAGGCGGCGTCAGTGCAGTGGTGCAAGGTTTCACAGGAGAAGGATGGTGGAGAAGCTTTTCAGCTGCAGCAGTAG
- the tmem44 gene encoding transmembrane protein 44 isoform X2: MFLVVFLTDAESDRVQGKNRAVLFQSTSWFSHDINVSCFNNREKVCISYGLCALSAILSVVACLLLIYQRCCLRKQITADAATCAAYCFLGNLCHSFGAFLSKQLAFQVIMGAFWAALDVVTFLAVLLPVCLFFHSKKGERMMMMKRRRRQNLLSVCLLLIMAGGGIHLTVRSDVHPDTTPSRRRLLGAFVNDRLELLGYILGLLSFVISWTSRFPAILKAFNGKRRGTVHAVVGILYAVAGALYTTAILVHDTRLAFVIKALPWIMSSVCWGVLELLILVFSLSRDRCVRHQTVRSLSSDQVALLGATSVGGNHTGKAHRKLQDKEGASPLSPTANRNLHKRTDMGRYMDVNIPVVRKVCLKEVRISNGGQSKTETMKTTVKVLRVDETCSSGSSSDSDLEVSSHFLTRQLPGNVGF, translated from the exons ATGTTTCTGGTTGTGTTTCTAACAGACGCAGAAAGTGATCGCGTACAGGGAAAAAACAGAGCAGTGCTTTTTCAGTCAACGTCTTGGTTTAGCCACGACATAAATGTCAGCTGCTTcaacaacagagagaaagtTTGTATTTCGTATGGACTCTGCGCTCTGTCTGCAATTTTGTCAGTCGTCGCATGTTTGCT TCTGATATACCAGAGATGCTGTTTGAGAAAGCAAATTACGGCCGACGCTGCCACCTGCGCCGCTTATTGTTTCCTTGGCAATTTGTGCCATAGTTTTGGAGCGTTTCTTTCCAAGCAGTTGGCTTTTCAG GTCATAATGGGTGCGTTTTGGGCTGCTTTGGATGTGGTTACTTTCTTAGCTGTCTtgctccctgtgtgtttgttctttcaCTCGAAAAAAG GcgagaggatgatgatgatgaagaggaggaggagacagaacctgttgagtgtgtgtctcctgctaATCATGGCTGGAGGGGGGATTCACCTGACTGTCAGGAGTGACGTCCACCCAGACACAACCCCAAGCAGGAGAAGACTTTTAGGGGCTTTTGTTAAC GACAGACTGGAACTCCTGGGCTACATCCTCGGTCTGCTCAGTTTTGTGATCAGCTGGACTTCACGCTTTCCAGCTATTTTGAAAGCT TTCAACGGAAAGCGAAGAGGAACAGTCCATGCTGTTGTTGGGATTCTGTATGCTGTGGCTGGTGCCCTTTATACCACAGCCATCTTGGTCCATGACACAAGACTTGCATTCGTGATCAAAGCCCTGCCATGGATTATGTCTTCAGTCTGTTGGGGAGTCTTGGAACTCCTT ATCCTGGTCTTCTCCCTCAGCAGAGACCGATGTGTCCGTCATCAGACTGTGAGATCTCTCAGCTCAGACCAAGTGGCCTTGTTAGGGGCCACCTCTGTCGGAGGTAAccacacagggaaagcacacaGGAAACTCCAG GACAAAGAGGGTGCGTCTCCACTTTCCCCAACCGCTAACAGGAATCTCCATAAGAGGACAGACATGGGGCGCTACATGGATGTCAACATTCCGGTTGTACGCAAG GTGTGTCTGAAGGAAGTGCGGATCTCCAATGGGGGTCAGTCTAAGACTGAGACTATGAAGACCACTGTGAAGGTGCTGAGAGTTGATGAAACCTGTTCCTCAGGCAGCTCTTCAGATTCTGACCTAGAGGTTAGCAGCCATTTCCTCACCAGGCAGTTACCAGGCAACG TGGGATTTTGA
- the c10h1orf210 gene encoding type III endosome membrane protein TEMP, translated as MASPGHLLCVSVLLCVCGTATGHSLLAVGPCAVNTGKASFHCSQKRLTKIPQEIWTNVTKLDLSHNDLNLSHPETLRALQRFENLVHLNLSANYLPLLVRGSLGSLPSLEVLDLSRCQLAELERGAFEGLPRLQKLFLGHNRLQGSVATALKELTGVLSYLDLQGNPRLSFTPFDGPKGARRAFRFKGSKPHVHEHIHEGFEEKRISGKLNHRKLLAEEPLPFTTSPTPNTTFNDTTSGRVPAHNWQFLLGLLVTAITLSIAVAVLAKCKLLHRYVSSYRHSRLTNSDSVSQYDPEVYEVGFAPRGGAATISNGIGDNDEDEEEGVEEDDDGFIEDNYIQPSERERASRALEHQEREEEDEEEEEEDEDELEFTIG; from the exons ATGGCGTCACCGGGTCACCTTCTCTGCGtgtctgtgctcctgtgtgtctgtggcacgGCCACAGGCCACTCTCTCCTCGCCGTGGGCCCCTGCGCGGTGAACACAGGCAAG GCCTCATTCCACTGCAGTCAGAAGAGACTCACAAAGATTCCACAAGAAATATGGACCAATGTGACCAAATTGGACCTATCACACAATGACTTAAACCTCAGCCACCCTGAGACCCTGAGAGCATTGCAGAGGTTTGAGAATCTGGTCCACCTGAATCTGTCAGCTAACTACCTCCCCCTACTGGTCAGAGGCTCTCTCGGCAGCCTCCCATCTCTGGAAGTCCTGGACCTCAGCAGGTGCCAGCTGGCTGAATTGGAGAGGGGAGCCTTTGAAGGCTTGCCCAGGTTGCAGAAGCTTTTTCTGGGGCACAATAGGCTGCAAGGTTCAGTGGCTACCGCCTTAAAGGAACTTACAGGTGTCCTATCCTACCTGGACCTACAAGGCAACCCTCGTCTGAGTTTTACACCATTCGATGGGCCAAAGGGAGCAAGAAGAGCGTTCAGATTCAAAGGCTCAAAACCCCATGTACATGAGCACATTCATGAAG GGTTCGAGGAAAAACGTATCAGTGGTAAACTTAACCACAGAAAACTACTAGCTGAAGAACCCTTACCTTTCACAACCTCTCCAACTCCAAACACAACCTTTAATG ATACTACCAGCGGTCGCGTTCCTGCTCACAACTGGCAGTTCCTATTGGGACTGCTGGTAACAGCCATTACACTGTCCATCGCTGTCGCTGTGCTGGCCAAATGCAAACTCCTCCACCGGTACGTGTCAAGCTATCGTCACTCACGGCTCACTAACTCTGATTCAGTAAGCCAGTACGATCCAGAAGTGTATGAGGTGGGTTTTGCTCCACGAGGGGGTGCAGCCACGATATCAAACGGAATAGGAGataatgatgaagatgaagaggaaggggttgaggaagatgatgatggtTTCATTGAGGACAATTACATCCAGccaagtgagagggagagggcgtcGAGAGCACTAGAgcaccaggagagagaggaggaggatgaggaggaggaggaggaggatgaggatgagctgGAGTTCACCATTGGATAA